A genomic window from Aurantimicrobium photophilum includes:
- a CDS encoding FAD-binding oxidoreductase encodes MSIIQAAFAAIVGDENVLTPETEGFEARHSDPYAFDPDYKAVSPGAVLPANTSEVQAIVKAANELGVGLWVVSRGRNLGYGGAMPRRSTDWLLDLGRMNKIVSVDVELGYIVVEPGVSFFALYEYLRENDLPYWASVPDLGYGSPIGNALERGFGYSAHGEHSKYLCGLEVVLPTGELMRTGMGADAESNATYVYKGGNGPDVIGLFQQSNLGIVTQAGIWLLPKPETTAAILVAAATQEGLADLVDTIRPLQLNNTIDSNVIIGSGLAVASGIMPRAAIFQGEGPMPFEAIKAVTEKIGVGIWNAKFGIYGDDAIVKAKVAAVEAAVSSNLPDAKMSVHYYDDTVTIETAHPGDRGQLGIPSGDLIQMAAWRGGEPAHTDFSVVATTRGSEAQRLVDLVKETVNSYGLDHVGGFTMFGRHAIMLNLLAFDKSNLEEQALINTVFAELIEKADAAGFAPYRAHPAFMDRISDAYDFNDHSLRRFITTLKDAVDPRGILNAGKQGVWPKGERPKK; translated from the coding sequence ATGTCGATTATTCAGGCAGCTTTTGCAGCAATCGTTGGTGATGAGAATGTTCTCACCCCAGAAACTGAAGGCTTTGAAGCACGCCACAGCGATCCCTACGCTTTCGATCCTGATTACAAAGCTGTCTCGCCCGGAGCCGTTCTTCCCGCGAATACTTCCGAAGTCCAAGCTATTGTCAAAGCAGCAAATGAGCTTGGTGTTGGACTTTGGGTGGTTTCTCGTGGTCGCAATCTTGGGTACGGCGGAGCGATGCCTCGTCGTTCCACTGACTGGCTTCTAGACCTTGGTCGCATGAACAAGATTGTCTCTGTTGACGTTGAACTTGGATACATCGTTGTCGAGCCTGGTGTCAGTTTCTTCGCACTGTATGAATACCTTCGCGAAAATGACCTTCCGTACTGGGCTTCTGTTCCAGATCTTGGCTACGGAAGTCCTATTGGCAATGCCCTCGAACGTGGTTTTGGATACTCAGCACATGGCGAGCACTCAAAGTACCTTTGTGGCCTCGAAGTAGTTCTTCCTACGGGAGAACTCATGCGAACCGGCATGGGCGCCGACGCTGAATCAAACGCCACATATGTCTACAAAGGTGGGAACGGTCCTGACGTCATCGGTCTTTTTCAACAGTCGAATTTAGGAATTGTGACTCAAGCTGGAATTTGGCTTCTCCCAAAGCCAGAAACCACGGCAGCGATCTTGGTTGCAGCAGCAACCCAAGAGGGCCTTGCCGATTTGGTCGACACCATCCGTCCGCTTCAGCTCAATAACACTATTGACTCCAACGTCATTATTGGCTCTGGTCTTGCTGTTGCATCTGGCATCATGCCTCGTGCTGCAATCTTTCAAGGCGAGGGCCCCATGCCTTTCGAAGCAATTAAAGCCGTTACTGAGAAAATTGGCGTCGGAATATGGAACGCCAAATTTGGCATCTACGGAGACGACGCAATCGTGAAGGCAAAAGTCGCCGCAGTCGAAGCAGCAGTGAGTTCGAACCTTCCTGATGCGAAAATGAGCGTTCATTACTACGACGACACAGTCACCATCGAAACCGCTCACCCAGGCGATCGAGGACAGTTGGGTATCCCTTCAGGTGACCTTATCCAGATGGCTGCATGGCGAGGTGGAGAACCTGCTCATACGGACTTCTCAGTGGTTGCTACCACTCGTGGCTCAGAGGCACAGCGCCTTGTGGATCTCGTGAAAGAGACTGTCAACAGCTATGGCCTCGACCATGTTGGTGGGTTCACGATGTTCGGTCGTCACGCCATCATGTTGAACCTTCTTGCATTCGATAAGTCCAACCTCGAAGAACAAGCACTTATCAATACTGTTTTCGCTGAACTAATCGAAAAGGCTGATGCGGCTGGCTTTGCTCCCTACCGAGCACACCCTGCTTTCATGGACCGCATTTCAGATGCCTATGACTTCAACGATCACTCACTGCGTAGGTTCATCACGACTCTCAAAGATGCCGTTGACCCTCGAGGAATCCTCAATGCAGGAAAGCAGGGAGTTTGGCCCAAAGGGGAACGTCCCAAGAAGTAA
- a CDS encoding DUF2218 domain-containing protein, with amino-acid sequence MSDFTLSEHADISIERPERYGKQLASHISHKTEVSEIEGGWQAKIRTGEGKILPQTETLVLEAQAHDEETLAIVKDVLEHHLRKFAAKLEPFDVHWEKTSEV; translated from the coding sequence ATGTCAGACTTTACGCTTTCCGAACACGCAGACATCTCCATCGAGCGCCCCGAACGCTACGGCAAGCAGCTTGCCTCACACATCTCCCACAAAACTGAGGTTTCAGAGATCGAGGGCGGCTGGCAGGCCAAGATTCGCACCGGTGAAGGAAAAATCCTGCCTCAGACAGAGACTCTGGTTCTTGAAGCACAAGCTCACGACGAAGAAACCCTCGCCATCGTCAAAGATGTTTTAGAGCATCACTTACGAAAGTTCGCAGCCAAGCTGGAGCCATTTGATGTCCATTGGGAAAAGACCTCCGAGGTATAG
- a CDS encoding alpha/beta hydrolase family protein: MYFPTNYVWSLAVVATLNNGGFIDEVDRACKPVLEASKNGDDAGTEELYAAWVAVADRLIASAEDDEKRGRIIGAGDKYYRSSLYVSQSERLQSPTWEGRKAAYQKSMDLLQKHVDLSGAPMTRVEIPYEGSHMPGYFYQAESLDGKPTPVVIQWNGFDSTKEMMYYSGFPQMLARRGISTLMVDTPGSGEALRLRGLTARHDTEAWASAIIDFTEGIDGIDSDKIGLVGWSLGGYYAPRAAAFEKRVKLAVAWGANHNWAEVQQGRRNREGENPVPHYWEHAFWVWNVDNIDDFMEVTKDMHLNGVAEKITCPLLITHGANDRQINVKYAQQTYDQAVNSSKRELRIFDEPEGGTEHISIDNMPYVAGYIADWVAETFAELS, translated from the coding sequence ATGTACTTCCCCACAAACTACGTTTGGAGTCTTGCCGTCGTCGCAACTCTCAACAACGGAGGATTCATCGACGAGGTAGACCGTGCGTGCAAGCCTGTCCTCGAAGCATCTAAGAATGGTGACGACGCAGGAACTGAGGAACTCTACGCTGCCTGGGTTGCAGTAGCCGACCGTCTGATTGCCTCGGCAGAGGACGATGAGAAGCGTGGGCGCATCATTGGTGCAGGAGATAAGTATTACCGTTCTTCCCTTTACGTTTCACAGTCAGAGCGACTCCAGTCCCCAACGTGGGAAGGCCGCAAGGCTGCTTACCAGAAGAGCATGGACCTGCTTCAGAAGCACGTTGACCTCAGTGGCGCGCCGATGACACGTGTCGAAATACCTTATGAGGGTTCGCACATGCCCGGCTACTTCTACCAGGCCGAGAGCCTGGATGGTAAGCCCACCCCTGTAGTTATTCAGTGGAACGGTTTCGACTCCACCAAAGAGATGATGTACTACTCGGGCTTCCCCCAGATGCTTGCCCGACGCGGCATTTCTACCCTGATGGTGGACACACCAGGTTCAGGTGAGGCCCTGCGTCTGCGCGGACTCACTGCTCGTCACGACACCGAAGCTTGGGCTTCCGCCATCATTGACTTCACTGAAGGCATAGACGGTATTGATAGCGACAAGATTGGACTCGTGGGCTGGTCATTGGGTGGTTACTACGCCCCTCGTGCTGCAGCATTCGAGAAGCGCGTGAAGTTGGCTGTTGCGTGGGGTGCAAACCACAACTGGGCTGAGGTTCAGCAAGGTCGCCGTAACCGTGAAGGTGAAAACCCTGTACCTCACTACTGGGAACACGCATTCTGGGTATGGAATGTCGACAACATCGACGATTTCATGGAGGTCACCAAGGACATGCACCTCAATGGTGTTGCCGAGAAGATTACCTGCCCGCTTTTGATTACTCACGGTGCTAACGACCGCCAGATCAACGTGAAGTACGCGCAGCAAACTTACGATCAGGCTGTAAACAGCTCAAAGCGTGAACTGCGTATTTTCGATGAGCCCGAAGGTGGCACTGAACACATCAGCATCGACAACATGCCTTATGTTGCCGGCTACATCGCTGACTGGGTTGCAGAAACTTTCGCTGAACTGTCCTAG
- a CDS encoding SDR family NAD(P)-dependent oxidoreductase, whose protein sequence is MNKPLEIPGIAGKTVVITGAAGGQGAAETLVLLASGATVIATDIVYAAPESLLSAAEGLPGTLYYQQLDVAAESGWVNVADFAVGLGNGVQGLVNNAGIPFRGRIGEVKLEDWNRVFAINTAGPMLGIQAISPLMGPGSSIVNVGSAAALNAHYTAAYTSSKWALRGLTHVTATEFGPRGIRTNIVHPGYIETPMMAAAPAIMTDAQLALTPQERTGQPEEVAAVVAFLISDASSYVNGAEIPIDGGFTSSAGVKYMSDLIKNSQQNSK, encoded by the coding sequence ATGAATAAACCTCTAGAAATTCCTGGTATTGCAGGTAAAACTGTCGTGATTACGGGTGCCGCCGGCGGCCAGGGCGCTGCAGAAACTCTTGTGCTCTTAGCCTCAGGTGCAACTGTCATTGCTACCGACATTGTCTATGCTGCACCTGAATCTTTACTCTCAGCAGCTGAAGGACTTCCCGGAACCCTGTATTACCAGCAACTTGATGTCGCGGCTGAGTCAGGCTGGGTCAACGTTGCTGACTTTGCTGTAGGTCTGGGTAACGGCGTTCAGGGTTTGGTCAATAACGCGGGAATCCCTTTCCGAGGCCGTATTGGCGAAGTCAAGCTTGAAGACTGGAACCGAGTCTTCGCAATCAATACAGCCGGGCCAATGTTGGGTATTCAAGCAATTTCTCCGTTAATGGGACCTGGCTCTTCTATTGTGAACGTGGGATCAGCCGCTGCTCTCAACGCTCATTACACCGCTGCTTACACCTCGAGCAAGTGGGCGCTTCGCGGCTTAACACATGTAACCGCTACAGAATTTGGTCCTCGCGGGATTCGAACAAACATTGTTCACCCGGGATACATCGAAACTCCCATGATGGCCGCGGCTCCAGCCATCATGACGGATGCACAACTGGCGCTCACACCACAAGAACGAACAGGCCAGCCCGAAGAAGTTGCCGCAGTTGTGGCATTCCTCATCTCAGACGCTTCTTCCTACGTCAACGGCGCAGAAATACCTATTGATGGTGGCTTCACCTCTTCGGCAGGTGTCAAATACATGTCAGATCTCATCAAAAACTCACAGCAGAACTCAAAGTAA
- a CDS encoding VOC family protein: MFLDHVGLSVADLDAQASWYSNALGLEQNTSFEVESLQLRGMFLTSPSGIAIELLQRSGSRSGLQASSPAEALLTQGYGHICLRVEGVDSLHAQLLAAGATERMAPQQSPEPGVRMSFVADPEGNLIELLDRKGPVGS; this comes from the coding sequence ATGTTTCTTGACCACGTAGGACTCAGTGTTGCGGACCTCGACGCCCAAGCGTCGTGGTATTCGAACGCATTGGGTCTGGAGCAGAATACGTCTTTTGAGGTCGAATCACTTCAACTTCGTGGGATGTTTCTGACCAGCCCCTCAGGGATAGCGATTGAACTCTTACAGCGGTCTGGTTCACGCTCCGGATTGCAGGCGTCAAGCCCAGCAGAAGCATTACTGACACAAGGTTATGGTCATATCTGCCTCCGGGTTGAGGGCGTTGATTCATTACATGCCCAACTGCTTGCAGCAGGGGCAACTGAACGAATGGCGCCTCAGCAGTCGCCAGAACCTGGTGTTCGTATGTCATTTGTTGCAGATCCTGAGGGAAACCTTATCGAACTGCTCGACCGCAAGGGACCAGTTGGCTCATGA
- a CDS encoding cupin domain-containing protein, giving the protein MSSILPEGTIPRRVVTGHDENGVSVVLSDGTVPVHRVMPQDGVGFYEIWQTDAMPAPVSAVEPSEPTERTLRVPPEPNGTKIRINEFFPGFINEIGNQSPVHRTESIDYGIVLEGEIVLVLDDSEVSLKAGDVVVQRGTDHAWANRSEKVCRVAFILVDGSYTPELKNLLPADAQLMHNGPHD; this is encoded by the coding sequence ATGAGCTCAATTCTTCCAGAGGGAACCATCCCTCGACGTGTTGTTACCGGTCATGACGAGAACGGTGTTTCTGTTGTTCTCTCAGATGGAACAGTTCCTGTGCATCGAGTGATGCCTCAGGACGGTGTTGGCTTCTATGAAATTTGGCAAACAGACGCTATGCCGGCACCAGTTTCTGCGGTTGAACCCAGTGAGCCAACAGAACGCACCCTCCGCGTGCCACCTGAACCCAATGGCACGAAGATTCGCATCAATGAGTTCTTCCCTGGATTCATCAACGAAATCGGCAACCAATCACCGGTGCACCGCACCGAGTCGATTGATTACGGCATCGTGCTCGAGGGTGAAATTGTCTTAGTCCTGGATGACAGCGAAGTATCACTCAAGGCTGGCGATGTTGTAGTTCAGCGTGGCACTGACCATGCTTGGGCTAACCGGAGCGAAAAGGTCTGCCGCGTAGCTTTTATCTTGGTTGACGGTTCTTACACGCCAGAACTGAAGAACCTACTTCCTGCTGACGCGCAACTGATGCACAACGGTCCTCACGACTAG
- a CDS encoding FAD-dependent monooxygenase, producing MTVKNVLVIGGGVTGTVASIALAQKGVKVTLIEISPEWYGVGHGITVQGNALKVFQNIGALDRMLEHGLGFNDLNVKHADGHTLVHMEAPHTGGPDLPSTMGALRSDLQTVLVDMIHDLGVEVRLGTEMVSFVNKEDSVDVTFNNGTTENFDLVVAADGIKSKTRKMLGSKHDKQATGLGIWRVVTKRTPEMTSSAVFYEGPEYKAGYTPISEDLCYAYVLTDPVRPDNGLSNAQEMKRLLEGYHGEFDFIRENIQEDDYMNFQPIEWLFVDDEPWHQGRVIMVGDAVHACPPLIAQGAAQCSEDAYLLAEYVTREGDMETLLTEYTERRKPRVKIVVDASLQLVEWEIHPDTPGANPAKLMGESLGALTQPA from the coding sequence ATGACCGTAAAGAATGTCCTCGTAATCGGTGGCGGAGTAACCGGAACGGTTGCCAGCATTGCCTTGGCACAAAAGGGCGTCAAAGTAACGCTCATTGAGATTTCACCTGAGTGGTATGGAGTTGGCCACGGAATTACCGTTCAAGGTAACGCCCTCAAGGTTTTCCAAAACATTGGCGCACTCGACCGCATGCTTGAACACGGTCTGGGCTTTAATGATCTCAACGTCAAGCACGCAGATGGCCACACCTTGGTTCACATGGAAGCGCCTCACACTGGTGGGCCCGATCTTCCCTCCACCATGGGTGCGTTGCGTTCAGACCTTCAGACAGTTCTCGTAGACATGATTCACGACCTCGGGGTTGAGGTACGTCTAGGAACTGAAATGGTCTCGTTCGTCAACAAAGAAGACTCTGTCGATGTCACCTTCAACAACGGCACGACTGAGAACTTTGACCTTGTCGTCGCTGCTGATGGCATCAAATCGAAGACCCGCAAGATGCTCGGCAGCAAGCATGACAAGCAGGCCACAGGACTGGGCATCTGGCGAGTGGTTACCAAGCGCACCCCTGAAATGACTTCGTCTGCCGTCTTCTACGAAGGCCCTGAGTACAAGGCTGGGTACACACCGATCTCTGAAGACCTCTGCTACGCCTATGTCCTCACCGATCCAGTGCGTCCCGATAACGGTTTGAGCAACGCTCAAGAAATGAAGCGCCTCCTCGAGGGTTACCACGGAGAATTTGATTTCATTCGCGAGAACATTCAGGAAGACGATTACATGAACTTCCAGCCCATTGAATGGCTTTTCGTAGATGACGAGCCTTGGCACCAGGGTCGTGTCATCATGGTCGGTGACGCCGTTCACGCATGCCCACCCTTGATCGCTCAGGGTGCTGCTCAATGTTCTGAAGACGCATACTTGCTCGCTGAGTACGTCACGCGCGAAGGAGACATGGAGACCCTTCTTACCGAATACACCGAACGTCGTAAGCCTCGAGTCAAGATTGTTGTCGATGCTTCACTTCAGCTTGTTGAGTGGGAAATTCACCCTGATACTCCTGGTGCGAATCCCGCAAAGCTCATGGGTGAATCGCTCGGTGCTCTCACTCAGCCTGCATAA
- a CDS encoding LysR family transcriptional regulator, whose translation MTFAGKDLNLLIALRALLEEANVTRAGDRIQMGQSSMSSALSRLRTQFGDELLVRVGRDYELTPLARLLLPQIQMTLPLIEQALGSEAPFDPQTSYRTFTLMMSDFAALELKNVFALALLAAPEIRIDLLPLPTNPTDSQRDLLKNDFIAAVPGIGIEGEHSELFVDEYVCLIDKDNPALVDGQLTWEAFTNLPQAVCDFGQAHLTPADRKLRELGFSREAHVKTTSFMPLPSVVSGTELVAIVPKRLADRFASTSNTIGVPTPFDKVVIIQTLWWHASHNTDPAHVWLRNILTSTAPAAIN comes from the coding sequence ATGACCTTCGCAGGTAAAGACCTCAACCTCCTTATTGCGTTGCGTGCACTGCTCGAAGAAGCAAATGTCACACGGGCTGGCGATCGTATTCAAATGGGGCAGTCCTCAATGAGCTCTGCCCTGTCACGTTTGCGCACGCAGTTTGGCGATGAGCTCCTCGTGCGCGTTGGACGAGACTATGAGCTGACTCCATTGGCGAGGTTGTTGCTCCCGCAGATACAGATGACGTTGCCGCTGATTGAACAAGCCCTGGGGAGCGAAGCCCCCTTCGACCCTCAAACTTCTTATCGGACCTTCACTTTGATGATGTCCGACTTCGCAGCGCTTGAACTAAAAAATGTATTTGCTCTGGCACTCCTAGCCGCTCCAGAAATTCGGATTGACCTTCTGCCTCTCCCGACAAATCCGACCGACAGCCAGCGTGACCTGCTCAAAAATGACTTCATTGCGGCTGTTCCAGGAATCGGTATTGAAGGAGAACACTCAGAACTCTTTGTGGATGAGTACGTCTGCTTGATCGACAAAGACAATCCAGCACTTGTTGATGGTCAGTTGACCTGGGAAGCATTCACTAACCTCCCCCAGGCTGTCTGCGATTTTGGCCAAGCACACCTCACCCCAGCTGACAGAAAGTTGAGAGAGCTTGGGTTCTCTCGCGAAGCTCACGTGAAAACGACAAGCTTTATGCCCTTGCCCTCAGTGGTTTCAGGAACAGAGCTTGTGGCAATAGTGCCCAAGCGACTTGCAGACCGATTTGCCAGCACTTCAAACACCATCGGTGTACCCACTCCATTCGACAAAGTAGTCATCATCCAGACACTGTGGTGGCACGCCTCACACAACACTGACCCTGCGCATGTCTGGTTGAGAAACATCCTGACCAGCACAGCGCCTGCAGCAATCAACTAG
- a CDS encoding multidrug effflux MFS transporter — protein MTAIYKGLVTVSMIIALGAVGVLGPFGTDMYLPAFPVIAEDLHTTAARVQITLSAFTIGMAVGQLILGSLSDRYGRRKLLLLGTATMAVSAAVSANSPTISGLAIGCAVMGISAASGLVVGRAVVSDLSSGREAARIFAILGLIAGLGPIAGPLGGAVAMGILGNWRGIFWLLAAASIVILVLVYFLVPETLAPERRHAGGLIGMLKTGLHVVRNRNFLYFSMTLWFGFGMMFAYISASPFIVQSLLGFSPIQYTLVFAINGAGLVLTGFFTSRLAKVWDPNRIIRIGVSIQVSAGLIVLLMAITGIVNAWILLPALFVMASSMGFIFGPATALALREVRQSSGTALAISGALQFMCAALAAPLVGLGGKNALFPFAIVAMTYTLLALTGLIAGNKYLKNISQLSPTQ, from the coding sequence ATGACCGCGATTTATAAAGGGCTTGTTACCGTCTCCATGATCATTGCGTTGGGGGCCGTAGGGGTGCTCGGGCCATTTGGGACGGACATGTATTTACCCGCTTTCCCGGTGATTGCAGAAGACCTCCATACAACGGCGGCCCGAGTTCAAATTACGTTATCTGCATTCACTATTGGGATGGCTGTGGGGCAGTTGATATTAGGTTCACTTTCGGACAGATACGGAAGACGCAAACTCCTGCTTCTTGGAACAGCAACGATGGCAGTAAGCGCGGCAGTGAGTGCAAATTCACCAACTATTTCAGGCCTTGCAATTGGCTGTGCAGTTATGGGCATAAGCGCAGCCTCTGGGCTTGTAGTCGGGCGTGCTGTGGTGTCAGATCTCAGCAGCGGGCGGGAGGCCGCGAGGATTTTTGCGATTTTGGGATTAATCGCTGGACTGGGACCAATTGCTGGTCCATTGGGTGGCGCTGTTGCAATGGGCATCTTGGGGAATTGGCGGGGAATCTTCTGGCTGCTCGCAGCGGCATCCATAGTTATTCTGGTTTTGGTGTACTTCCTTGTTCCTGAGACACTCGCACCTGAGCGACGTCACGCTGGAGGTCTCATAGGGATGCTCAAAACAGGACTCCACGTAGTGAGAAATCGAAATTTCCTTTATTTCTCAATGACTTTGTGGTTTGGATTTGGAATGATGTTTGCCTACATCAGCGCTTCCCCTTTTATAGTTCAAAGCTTGTTGGGGTTTTCGCCTATTCAATACACACTCGTATTCGCCATCAATGGTGCTGGACTCGTTTTGACCGGTTTTTTCACATCGCGATTAGCGAAAGTTTGGGACCCCAATCGCATTATTCGTATCGGAGTTTCTATACAAGTTTCTGCAGGGCTAATTGTTTTGCTGATGGCGATAACTGGAATTGTCAATGCGTGGATTCTCTTACCCGCCCTTTTCGTAATGGCCTCGAGCATGGGGTTCATTTTTGGGCCTGCAACGGCACTTGCCCTCAGAGAAGTTCGGCAATCAAGCGGAACAGCACTAGCTATTTCTGGAGCACTTCAATTTATGTGCGCCGCTCTTGCAGCACCTTTGGTCGGTTTAGGGGGCAAGAACGCACTGTTTCCATTCGCAATAGTTGCCATGACTTATACATTGTTGGCTTTAACCGGACTCATTGCAGGAAACAAATATCTCAAGAATATTAGTCAGCTATCACCAACCCAATAG
- a CDS encoding VOC family protein produces the protein MQRIEEITMTVRQLSHLRYLALATPKYDEQLEFYTKHWGLTLVQEADGVAYLAAEGSPEPFSVRLRRGEKRIDLVAFGAHTRADVDALAAKLHAMDVRFVHEPQELTQLGGGYGFRFFDIDGRTIEVSTDVELRESRKINPREPVPVKLSHVVFNTTGLDKTTQFYIDALDFAVSDTLVHPHMGDMMHFMRCNNAHHSLAIAQGPHPSLHHASFEMRGVEEWMRGTGKILRSGARMVWGPGRHNAGDNTFAYFIDPSGNTMEFTTELAVIEDEDNWHPSRLDVTQVTTQDQWGTANAMSEFVARESFNDVDNGLFVAPPV, from the coding sequence ATGCAGCGAATTGAGGAGATCACCATGACGGTGCGCCAGCTTTCACACCTTCGTTACCTCGCTTTGGCAACACCAAAGTACGACGAGCAGCTTGAGTTCTACACGAAGCACTGGGGCTTGACACTAGTTCAAGAAGCCGATGGGGTCGCATACCTCGCAGCAGAAGGGTCTCCTGAACCTTTCTCGGTTCGCCTACGCCGCGGAGAAAAGCGCATCGATCTAGTTGCTTTCGGGGCACACACCCGTGCTGATGTGGACGCGCTCGCCGCAAAACTTCACGCCATGGATGTTCGGTTTGTTCATGAACCTCAGGAACTAACCCAGCTCGGAGGAGGCTACGGCTTCCGATTCTTTGATATTGATGGCCGCACCATTGAGGTTTCGACAGATGTTGAACTTCGTGAAAGCCGCAAGATTAACCCTCGAGAGCCTGTACCGGTCAAACTTTCTCATGTGGTTTTCAACACAACAGGTTTAGACAAAACCACTCAGTTCTATATTGATGCTTTGGATTTCGCAGTTAGTGACACTTTGGTGCACCCCCACATGGGCGACATGATGCACTTCATGCGTTGCAATAACGCTCACCACTCACTTGCAATTGCTCAAGGCCCACACCCTTCTTTGCACCACGCCTCCTTCGAGATGCGCGGCGTTGAGGAATGGATGCGCGGAACAGGCAAAATTCTCCGCTCTGGTGCTCGCATGGTGTGGGGACCTGGTCGCCACAATGCTGGAGACAACACTTTCGCCTACTTCATTGACCCCTCCGGGAACACGATGGAGTTCACCACGGAGCTCGCAGTAATTGAAGATGAAGACAACTGGCACCCCAGTAGGTTGGACGTGACTCAGGTCACTACTCAGGATCAGTGGGGAACTGCAAACGCAATGAGTGAGTTTGTAGCTCGTGAATCATTCAATGATGTCGACAACGGCCTTTTCGTAGCTCCTCCTGTCTAA
- a CDS encoding SDR family NAD(P)-dependent oxidoreductase, whose translation MSRLQGKVALITGIGGGMGRESALRFAAEGAKVVGCDLFEEGAAETVAIVKAAGGEITNFAPVNLSNAEESAAWIDAAAEVYGGIDILYNNASHPKFGSIEELSIEDWDYVMNNELNLVFYASKAAWPYLKKSKGVIVNVGSIAGTRGVEFMPQNAHGTAKAGVINLTQQLAVEGGAHGIRVVCVSPGFTVTPSTAWLIEGGPQPFKDNIARIPLGRVGQPEDIVNAALFLASDEASWITGINLVVDGGGSVLG comes from the coding sequence ATGTCTCGACTCCAGGGCAAAGTCGCTCTGATCACCGGTATTGGTGGCGGTATGGGCCGTGAATCTGCATTGCGCTTCGCGGCAGAAGGTGCCAAAGTTGTCGGTTGCGATCTCTTCGAAGAAGGCGCAGCAGAAACAGTTGCCATTGTGAAAGCCGCTGGCGGAGAAATAACCAACTTCGCACCAGTGAACCTTTCGAACGCAGAAGAATCTGCCGCCTGGATTGATGCTGCCGCGGAAGTCTATGGCGGAATAGACATCCTCTATAACAACGCTTCCCACCCCAAGTTCGGTTCAATTGAGGAACTCTCCATTGAGGACTGGGATTACGTCATGAATAACGAGCTCAACCTCGTTTTCTATGCATCCAAAGCAGCGTGGCCTTACCTCAAGAAGAGCAAGGGCGTGATCGTCAACGTTGGTTCTATTGCCGGCACCCGTGGTGTTGAGTTCATGCCACAAAATGCTCATGGAACTGCAAAAGCCGGTGTGATCAACCTCACTCAACAGCTCGCTGTTGAGGGCGGTGCCCATGGCATTCGCGTGGTCTGTGTCAGCCCCGGTTTCACGGTGACGCCGTCTACTGCCTGGTTGATAGAGGGCGGCCCGCAGCCGTTCAAGGACAACATCGCACGAATCCCTCTGGGGCGTGTGGGACAGCCCGAAGACATTGTTAACGCAGCACTATTCCTCGCTTCTGATGAAGCGTCTTGGATTACTGGAATCAACCTCGTGGTTGATGGAGGAGGGTCGGTTCTCGGATGA